The Rhea pennata isolate bPtePen1 chromosome Z, bPtePen1.pri, whole genome shotgun sequence genome includes a region encoding these proteins:
- the HINT1 gene encoding adenosine 5'-monophosphoramidase HINT1 has protein sequence MADEISKAQAARPGGDTIFGKIIRKEIPANIIYEDEQCLAFHDISPQAPTHFLVVPKKPIVRLSEAEDSDESLLGHLMIVGKKCAANLGLTNGFRMVVNEGPEGGQSVYHVHLHVLGGRQLGWPPG, from the exons ATGGCGGACGAGATCAGCAAGGCGCaggccgcccggcccggcggcgaCACCATCTTCGGCAAGATCATCCGCAAGGAGATCCCCGCCAACATCATCTACGAGGACGAGCAG tgCCTTGCGTTCCATGATATTTCACCCCAAGCTCCAACGCATTTCCTAGTGGTTCCTAAGAAACCAATTGTCAGATTATCTGAAGCAGAAGACTCTGATGAATCT ctTCTTGGGCATTTAATGATTGTTGGCAAGAAGTGTGCTGCTAACCTGGGCCTGACCAATGGATTCCGGATGGTTGTGAATGAAGGGCCTGAGGGTGGGCAGTCTGTCTATCATGTACATCTTCATGTTCTGGGTGGTCGTCAGTTGGGCTGGCCTCCTGGCTAA